A single Ciona intestinalis chromosome 12, KH, whole genome shotgun sequence DNA region contains:
- the LOC100176526 gene encoding uncharacterized protein LOC100176526, whose product MKIVIFLVAYLIASSKGLKCMRPSDARLVTSSAEIPTSWYNIHWHSGPYMALDDDSEEHEDASHDRGVKFTRTGAKIWWLKVPLQNSHYIINQNQTKLFCAHNRGGLQVNWYDNTEANRGEDWCKWDIESNPSDATLFRMKNHVFSDSVPEVGHLYLDITGLHFDYDENSHNDVRNRVDDARKWWRWVDQPASTTFAELSDACTLGESGLPDFLETSSDDVITVRGARRRSSGANRFISKNKFATCGHGWFLFKKKCYRLFRYIVTRRGRAVGICSYFNGSLVVPKTRKEHSYIRRLLQHYDTRGRYWLGMQASRRGNRFYDIDGSDLTFRKWERKRTTFDTDRCSYYHQGRWHKTNCNAQYKVFCKKPADVRHVMNCGRIQIRSVDQIMQREYESEETKGRVVNGLEAAEGQFPWQASIRFRVPQLDTEGNQIIHNCGGTLIDECWVLTAAHCFIDRDASIFTVRLGDLNNRVSDDTEQDFAIERLIIHEEFSLYPSARHDVALLKLAKVNGRCARYTDAVQPACLPDESFPIKQKGELCQVSGWGVTNESLGQSSAAANLMWVTLPTKSNKYCKSRYNKRTELFIDDIMICAGLKTGGSDACTGDSGGPYVCRNSEGKYAVVGVVSFGIGCARAKYPGVYTNVAHFIPWINSNINANGGKSIVT is encoded by the exons AtgaaaatagttatttttctcGTCGCTTATTTAATTGCAAGTTCTAAAG GTTTAAAATGTATGCGACCATCTGACGCCAGGTTGGTTACGTCATCAGCTGAGATCCCTACGTCATGGTACAACATTCATTGGCACTCAGGGCCCTACATGGCTCTCGACGATG ACTCTGAAGAACACGAAGATGCAAGTCACGATCGAGGAGTTAAGTTCACTCGTACTGGAGCGAAAATTTGGTGGCTTAAAGTGCCGCTTCAAAATTCCCATTACATTATCAACCAGAACCAAACCAA ATTGTTTTGTGCTCACAATAGAGGAGGTTTGCAAGTGAACTGGTACGATAACACTGAAGCGAATCGTGGTGAAGATTGGTGCAAATGGGACATTGAATCTAATCCATCTGACGCCACGTTGTTTCGGATGAAAAACCATGTATTTTCTGACTCG gtcCCGGAGGTCGGCCATCTTTATTTGGACATCACTGGATTGCATTTCGATTATGACGAAAACTCCCATAATGACGTCAGAAACCGTGTTGATGACGCAAGAAAGTGGTGGCGATGGGTGGACCAACCAGCTTCGACAACTTTCGCCGAACTCAGTGATGCGTGCACTTTAG GTGAATCAGGCTTGCCGGACTTCCTCGAAACGTcaagtgatgacgtcatcacggtGAGGGGGGCAAGACGCCGCAGTTCTGGCGCAAACAGATTCATTTCTAAGA acaaGTTCGCGACGTGCGGACATGGTTGGTTCTTGTTCAAAAAGAAATGTTACAGATTGTTTCGCTACATTGTAACGCGGCGAGGTCGTGCTGTTGGAATCTGCTCGTATTTTAATGGATCTCTGGTAGTGCCAAA AACTAGGAAGGAGCATTCGTACATAAGAAGATTGTTGCAACACTATGATACCAGGGGTAGATACTGGCTTGGTATGCAAGCATCACGGAGGGGGAATCGTTTCTACGACATCGATGGTTCAGATCTCACTTTCCGTAAATGGGAACGAAAGCGCACGACGTT TGACACGGACAGGTGTTCATATTATCACCAGGGTAGATGGCACAAGACCAACTGCAACGCGCAGTACAAGGTATTCTGCAAGAAac CTGCGGACGTTAGGCACGTGATGAACTGCGGGAGGATCCAAATACGATCCGTTGAC CAAATCATGCAAAGGGAATATGAGAGTGAAGAAACAAAAGGGAGGGTAGTTAACGGCCTCGAGGCGGCTGAGGGTCAATTTCCATGGCAG GCAAGCATTCGATTCCGAGTTCCACAACTTGATACAGAAGGAAACCAGATTATCCACAACTGTGGTGGGACACTGATTGATGAGTGTTGGGTCCTTACTGCAGCCCATTGCTTTATAGATAG GGATGCATCAATATTTACCGTCCGCCTTGGAGATTTGAACAACCGTGTCTCGGACGACACAGAGCAAGACTTTGCTATTGAAAGATTGATAATTCATGAAGAATTCAGTCTTTACCCCTCGGCAAGACACGACGTTGCATTACTTAAGCTCGCAAAAGTAAACGGCCGCTGTGCCAG GTACACTGACGCGGTACAACCGGCGTGTCTTCCGGATGAGAGTTTTCCAATCAAGCAAAAAGGAGAACTTTGTCAAGTCAGTGGGTGGGGTGTTACCAATGAGTCACTTGGACAAAGCT CTGCCGCAGCAAACTTGATGTGGGTGACGCTTCCTACAAAGAGCAACAAATATTGCAAGTCGAGATATAACAAGAGAACCGAACTATTTATTGATGATATCATGATATGCGCTGGTTTAAAG ACTGGAGGTTCAGACGCTTGCACTGGTGATTCAGGCGGACCCTACGTGTGCAGGAACTCAGAGGGAAAATATGCGGTCGTTGGAGTCGTTAGTTTCG GTATTGGTTGTGCCCGTGCAAAGTACCCTGGAGTCTACACCAACGTGGCTCACTTTATTCCATGGATAAACTCAAACATTAACGCCAACGGTGGAAAGAGTATTGTGACGTAG